In Ornithodoros turicata isolate Travis unplaced genomic scaffold, ASM3712646v1 ctg00001296.1, whole genome shotgun sequence, a single genomic region encodes these proteins:
- the LOC135376782 gene encoding uncharacterized protein LOC135376782 encodes MWPPERNATKLRALIEEGRMPTENWTRQKCKPLGLFCTYEQARRRLPLAEVTSDSLSTDQDLGRGKRKRVVRTISSSEDEDSSLLPDPPTPPLYMTTLPKQKVSTTSSCSDVSQTPLKGYSRGTALNILGSDADCADEEDDTMTCRIIRGSAATASSSSSQRCSVTTVQDRFGTASDVGMSNVGLSNEQCRSDQRSPPVLVSRSGAHHRDKGQTNTLPGSADATAFQKRVLSLLHFIRYEVQDHSGLLTRILSKLDSYKGEEEEEKLFDEPIDSLSDFLEFDKELRVGKQKQAQVRTFLGKFGGRDTADQVARILSRVLTDNLATEFSWCGARGKQAFKDLAFVDILCESVTSSSAKHKENATFRDVEEAVKSWLRHAKERMDRKTERAAKMSS; translated from the exons ATGTGGCCCCCGGAAAGAAACGCAACAAAGCTACGTGCTCTAATTGAAGAAGGGAGAATGCCAACTGAGAATTGGACGAGACAGAAATGCAAACCATTGGGACTCTTCT GCACCTATGAACAGGCAAGGCGGAGGCTTCCCCTTGCGGAAGTCACTTCTGACAGTCTTTCAACAGACCAAGACCTCGGACGCGGAAAGCGGAAGCGTGTCGTCAGAACCATTAGCAGCTCTGAAGATGAAGACTCTAGCCTTCTTCCCGATCCTCCTACTCCACCACTGTATATGACAA CCCTGCCAAAACAAAAAGTCAGCACAACGTCCAGCTGCAGTGATGTATCACAAACACCTCTGAAGGGCTACAGCAGAGGCACAGCACTCAACATCTTGGGCAGTGATGCAGACTGTGCTG ACGAGGAAGACGACACAATGACATGCAGAATAATTCGTGGATCAGCGGCCACTGCTTCTTCATCCAGCAGTCAGCGGTGTTCAGTAACCACTGTACAAG ACCGGTTTGGCACGGCATCTGATGTCGGAATGAGCAATGTTGGGCTGTCCAATGAGCAGTGCAGAAGTGACCAGAGGTCACCTCCTGTGCTTGTTTCAA GAAGTGGGGCGCACCACCGAGATAAAGGCCAGACAAACACACTACCAGGGAGTGCTGATGCTACAG CTTTTCAGAAACGCGTGCTGTCCTTGCTCCACTTCATCAGGTATGAAGTTCAAGACCATTCGGGCCTTCTAACGCGCATTCTGTCAAAGTTAGACAGCTACAAGGGtgaggaggaagaggaaaaaCTATTTGATGAACCCATCGACAGCCTAAGCGACTTTCTGGAGTTCGACAAGGAGCTTCGGGTTGGAAAGCAAAAGCAGGCTCAAGTG CGTACCTTCCTTGGAAAGTTTGGAGGCCGTGACACTGCGGACCAAGTGGCACGGATTCTTTCACGTGTACTTACCGACAACTTGGCCACTGAGTTCAGCTGGTGCGGAGCAAGGGGCAAACAAGCCTTCAAGGACCTTGCCTTTGTTGACATACTGTGCG aatctGTGACATCCTCATCAGCAAAGCACAAGGAGAATGCGACCTTCAGAGACGTTGAAGAAGCAGTAAAATCGTGGCTGCGTCACGCAAAGGAAAGGATGGACCGGAAGACAGAACGGGCAGCCAAAATGTCATCATAA